A single window of Sparus aurata chromosome 22, fSpaAur1.1, whole genome shotgun sequence DNA harbors:
- the vta1 gene encoding vacuolar protein sorting-associated protein VTA1 homolog isoform X1 yields the protein MALPAQLKPIQHHLRTAQEHEKRDPVVAYYCRLYAMQTGMKLDSKTPECRKFLIKLMDQLESMKKELGDNDSISQEVVGNAHIENYALKMFLYADNEDRAGRFHKNMIKSFYSASLLLDVLSVFGELSEENIQHRKYARWKATYIHNCLKNGETPQAGPIGMDEDGEADEFGAVGFSGQDLSLRGSVRGGPPYDQDQGLGPGPAPGIGFTPSPGSGASGPPTTNFNNIHIPPGAHAPANTPAELPPPTAEAAKPVPLPRSVPTVDPTLLNAQQQGGVHLTPEEFTKAQKYCKYAGSALQYEDVGTAIQNLQKALKLLTTGKE from the exons GCCGGCTCTATGCTATGCAGACAGGCATGAAGCTGGACAGTAAAACGCCAGAGTGCCGAAAGTTCCTGATCAAACTCATGGACCAGCTGGAGTCG aTGAAGAAGGAGCTGGGCGATAACGACTCCATCAGTCAGGAGGTGGTCGGCAACGCCCACATTGAAAACTACGCCTTAAAGATGTTCCTGTACGCCGACAACGAGGACCGAGCGGGACGATTCCACAA gAACATGATCAAGTCCTTCTACTCAGCCAGTCTGCTGCTGGACGTCTTGTCTGTGTTCGGGGAGTTGTCAGAGGAG AACATCCAGCACAGGAAGTACGCCCGCTGGAAGGCCACCTACATCCACAACTGTCTGAAGAACGGAGAGACACCTCAGGCCGGGCCCATCGGCATGGACGAGGACGGGGAAGCAG ACGAGTTTGGAGCTGTAGGTTTCTCAGGCCAGGATCTCTCCCTCAGAGGCTCCGTCAGAGGTGGGCCACCATATGACCAGGACCAGGGTTTGGGTCCAGGTCCCGCCCCAGGAATCGGCTTCACTCCCAGTCCAGGATCAGGGGCATCGGGTCCTCCCACGACCAACTTCAACAACATCCACATCCCACCAGGGGCCCACGCACCGGCCAACACTCCAGCCGAGCTGCCTCCACCCACAG CAGAAGCAGCTAAACCAGTGCCTCTCCCTCGATCGGTGCCCACTGTCGACCCCACGCTGCTCAACGCCCAGCAGCAGG gcGGTGTCCATCTCACCCCGGAGGAGTTCACCAAGGCCCAGAAGTACTGCAAGTACGCGGGCAGCGCCCTGCAGTACGAGGACGTCGGCACGGCCATCCAGAACCTCCAGAAAGCCCTGAAGCTCCTCACCACGGGCAAAGAATGA
- the vta1 gene encoding vacuolar protein sorting-associated protein VTA1 homolog isoform X2, whose translation MALPAQLKPIQHHLRTAQEHEKRDPVVAYYCRLYAMQTGMKLDSKTPECRKFLIKLMDQLESMKKELGDNDSISQEVVGNAHIENYALKMFLYADNEDRAGRFHKNMIKSFYSASLLLDVLSVFGELSEENIQHRKYARWKATYIHNCLKNGETPQAGPIGMDEDGEADEFGAVGFSGQDLSLRGSVRGGPPYDQDQGLGPGPAPGIGFTPSPGSGASGPPTTNFNNIHIPPGAHAPANTPAELPPPTEAAKPVPLPRSVPTVDPTLLNAQQQGGVHLTPEEFTKAQKYCKYAGSALQYEDVGTAIQNLQKALKLLTTGKE comes from the exons GCCGGCTCTATGCTATGCAGACAGGCATGAAGCTGGACAGTAAAACGCCAGAGTGCCGAAAGTTCCTGATCAAACTCATGGACCAGCTGGAGTCG aTGAAGAAGGAGCTGGGCGATAACGACTCCATCAGTCAGGAGGTGGTCGGCAACGCCCACATTGAAAACTACGCCTTAAAGATGTTCCTGTACGCCGACAACGAGGACCGAGCGGGACGATTCCACAA gAACATGATCAAGTCCTTCTACTCAGCCAGTCTGCTGCTGGACGTCTTGTCTGTGTTCGGGGAGTTGTCAGAGGAG AACATCCAGCACAGGAAGTACGCCCGCTGGAAGGCCACCTACATCCACAACTGTCTGAAGAACGGAGAGACACCTCAGGCCGGGCCCATCGGCATGGACGAGGACGGGGAAGCAG ACGAGTTTGGAGCTGTAGGTTTCTCAGGCCAGGATCTCTCCCTCAGAGGCTCCGTCAGAGGTGGGCCACCATATGACCAGGACCAGGGTTTGGGTCCAGGTCCCGCCCCAGGAATCGGCTTCACTCCCAGTCCAGGATCAGGGGCATCGGGTCCTCCCACGACCAACTTCAACAACATCCACATCCCACCAGGGGCCCACGCACCGGCCAACACTCCAGCCGAGCTGCCTCCACCCACAG AAGCAGCTAAACCAGTGCCTCTCCCTCGATCGGTGCCCACTGTCGACCCCACGCTGCTCAACGCCCAGCAGCAGG gcGGTGTCCATCTCACCCCGGAGGAGTTCACCAAGGCCCAGAAGTACTGCAAGTACGCGGGCAGCGCCCTGCAGTACGAGGACGTCGGCACGGCCATCCAGAACCTCCAGAAAGCCCTGAAGCTCCTCACCACGGGCAAAGAATGA